In one window of Denticeps clupeoides chromosome 2, fDenClu1.1, whole genome shotgun sequence DNA:
- the sh3kbp1 gene encoding SH3 domain-containing kinase-binding protein 1 isoform X4 gives MVEAIVEYDYQAAHDDELSISIGDIISNIRKDDGGWWEGELAGRRGLFPDNFVRELKKEVKKEAGQGTQMPSGPKADLSNGSASPGSEPSLRKKGDNIRKRRCMAAFSYLPQNEDELELKIGDVIEVLAEVEEGWWEGYLNGKTGMFPSNFTKEFPVPEDPSTPQEDTRSTRTSAKDSTGSESDGGDSGSVRSDAGSAASGSEIQPKKVRGFGFGDIFKDQPIKLRPRSMDVDSEQEKLTAKKSTPPVATETMKTEPDNKVKAKEYCKVIFQYEAQNEDELSIKEGEIVAIVSKDCADAGWWLGELNGKQGVFPDNFVKLFVPEVEKERPKKPPPPAAPATKQITDKKAELKKVPPERPESLPQRTEEKVGDGESKAGELQKPALPAVPPKKPLPPKNTNSLGRPSSIPQKRPERPERPVAPSILSDSPKSEGSGLTADRSSIDRPNDFDVEDFDSIVSSTEKLNHPTASRPRVTDRRPRSQLFTSTHDTKSSLPPKPSVLSSSSSGSGAQLHPGHPSGASVRPHSPSPESRAKGESGHVTLEELRAQLKELRGTVELMKSQHRQEIKQLVSELDEEKKIRLSLQMEVEHIKKILSK, from the exons ATGG TGGAGGCCATTGTGGAGTATGACTACCAGGCAGCTCATGATGACGAGTTGAGCATCTCCATCGGCGACATCATCAGTAACATCAGGAAGGATGATGGGGGATGGTGGGAAGGGGAGCTGGCCGGCCGCAGGGGCCTCTTCCCCGACAATTTTGTTCGG GAGCTTAAGAAAGAGGTGAAGAAAGAGGCGGGCCAGGGGACCCAGATGCCATCGGGCCCCAAGGCAGACCTGTCCAATGGCAGTGCCAGCCCTGGCTCGGAACCTAGCCTCAGAAAGAAAG GGGATAATATTCGCAAGAGACGGTGCATGGCTGCCTTCAGCTACCTGCCTCAGAATGAGGATGAGCTGGAGCTCAAGATCGGAGACGTTATTGAGGTCTTGGCTGAG GTGGAAGAGGGCTGGTGGGAGGGCTATTTGAACGGCAAGACTGGGATGTTTCCTTCCAACTTCACTAAGGAGTTTCCTGTCCCTGAAGACCCATCGACCCCACAGGAGGACACCCGCAGCACCAGGACCA GTGCGAAGGACAGCACCGGCTCAGAGAGTGATGGTGGAGACTCGGGCAGTGTTCGCTCCGATGCGGGCAGTGCGGCCTCCGGCTCTGAGATCCAGCCCAAGAAGGTCCGCGGTTTCGGATTTGGGGACATTTTTAAAGACCAGCCCATCAAGCTCCGCCCACGCTCAATGGATGTGGACTCTGAGCAGGAGAAG CTAACGGCGAAAAAATCTACCCCACCCGTTGCCACAGAAACCATGAAGACAGAGCCAGACAACAAGGTCAAAG CGAAGGAGTACTGTAAGGTGATATTCCAGTATGAAGCCCAAAACGAGGATGAGCTTTCAATTAAAGAAGGCGAGATTGTAGCAATCGTCAGCAAG GATTGTGCAGATGCCGGATGGTGGTTGGGGGAGCTGAATGGCAAGCAAGGGGTCTTCCCTGACAACTTTGTGAAGCTGTTTGTCCCCGAGGTGGAGAAAGAG CGGCCAAAGAAGCCACCCCCTCCAGCTGCACCGGCTACCAAACAAATCACAG ACAAAAAGGCTGAACTTAAAAAGGTTCCTCCCGAGCGACCCGAATCTCTACCACAGAGAACAGAGGAGAAAG TAGGTGATGGAGAGTCGAAGGCTGGGGAGCTTCAAAAGCCCGCTCTCCCTGCTGTTCCCCCAAAGAAGCCTCTGCCCCCCAAAAACACCAACTCCCTGGGCCGGCCCTCCTCTATACCGCAGAAACGGCCCGAGAGACCAGAGAGACCAGTGGCACCCAGCATCCT GTCTGACAGCCCTAAGTCAGAAGGAAGTGGTTTAACAGCTGATCGATCTTCCATTGACAGACCCAATGATTTTG ATGTGGAAGACTTCGACTCCATCGTGTCGTCCACAGAAAAACTCAACCACCCGACTGCAAGCAGACCACGTGTGACCGACCGCCGTCCGAGATCACAGCTCTTCACATCT ACCCATGACACCAAGTCATCCCTCCCACCCAAGCCCTCAGTACTGTCCTCGTCTTCCAGTGGcagtggagcccagctgcaccCAGGGCATCCGAGTGGTGCTAGCGTTCGACCCCACTCACCCTCCCCAGAGTCCCGGGCCAAAGGGGAGTCGGGTCATGTCACCCTGGAGGAACTGCGGGCTCAGCTGAAAGAACTGCGAGGAACTGTGGAGCTGATGAAGAGCCAGCACAG GCAAGAGATTAAGCAGCTGGTGAGTGAGCTGGATGAGGAGAAGAAAATCCGTCTGTCACTGCAG atGGAAGTCGAGCACATTAAGAAGATCTTGTCTAAATGA
- the sh3kbp1 gene encoding SH3 domain-containing kinase-binding protein 1 isoform X3: MVEAIVEYDYQAAHDDELSISIGDIISNIRKDDGGWWEGELAGRRGLFPDNFVRELKKEVKKEAGQGTQMPSGPKADLSNGSASPGSEPSLRKKGDNIRKRRCMAAFSYLPQNEDELELKIGDVIEVLAEVEEGWWEGYLNGKTGMFPSNFTKEFPVPEDPSTPQEDTRSTRTSAKDSTGSESDGGDSGSVRSDAGSAASGSEIQPKKVRGFGFGDIFKDQPIKLRPRSMDVDSEQEKLTAKKSTPPVATETMKTEPDNKVKAKEYCKVIFQYEAQNEDELSIKEGEIVAIVSKDCADAGWWLGELNGKQGVFPDNFVKLFVPEVEKERPKKPPPPAAPATKQITDKKAELKKVPPERPESLPQRTEEKVGDGESKAGELQKPALPAVPPKKPLPPKNTNSLGRPSSIPQKRPERPERPVAPSILSDSPKSEGSGLTADRSSIDRPNDFEKLNHPTASRPRVTDRRPRSQLFTSSSLSSPDLLDSPSPEEERREKEKAKEEHDSVPSRVYDNSRKIPKPVPVLTTHDTKSSLPPKPSVLSSSSSGSGAQLHPGHPSGASVRPHSPSPESRAKGESGHVTLEELRAQLKELRGTVELMKSQHRQEIKQLVSELDEEKKIRLSLQMEVEHIKKILSK, translated from the exons ATGG TGGAGGCCATTGTGGAGTATGACTACCAGGCAGCTCATGATGACGAGTTGAGCATCTCCATCGGCGACATCATCAGTAACATCAGGAAGGATGATGGGGGATGGTGGGAAGGGGAGCTGGCCGGCCGCAGGGGCCTCTTCCCCGACAATTTTGTTCGG GAGCTTAAGAAAGAGGTGAAGAAAGAGGCGGGCCAGGGGACCCAGATGCCATCGGGCCCCAAGGCAGACCTGTCCAATGGCAGTGCCAGCCCTGGCTCGGAACCTAGCCTCAGAAAGAAAG GGGATAATATTCGCAAGAGACGGTGCATGGCTGCCTTCAGCTACCTGCCTCAGAATGAGGATGAGCTGGAGCTCAAGATCGGAGACGTTATTGAGGTCTTGGCTGAG GTGGAAGAGGGCTGGTGGGAGGGCTATTTGAACGGCAAGACTGGGATGTTTCCTTCCAACTTCACTAAGGAGTTTCCTGTCCCTGAAGACCCATCGACCCCACAGGAGGACACCCGCAGCACCAGGACCA GTGCGAAGGACAGCACCGGCTCAGAGAGTGATGGTGGAGACTCGGGCAGTGTTCGCTCCGATGCGGGCAGTGCGGCCTCCGGCTCTGAGATCCAGCCCAAGAAGGTCCGCGGTTTCGGATTTGGGGACATTTTTAAAGACCAGCCCATCAAGCTCCGCCCACGCTCAATGGATGTGGACTCTGAGCAGGAGAAG CTAACGGCGAAAAAATCTACCCCACCCGTTGCCACAGAAACCATGAAGACAGAGCCAGACAACAAGGTCAAAG CGAAGGAGTACTGTAAGGTGATATTCCAGTATGAAGCCCAAAACGAGGATGAGCTTTCAATTAAAGAAGGCGAGATTGTAGCAATCGTCAGCAAG GATTGTGCAGATGCCGGATGGTGGTTGGGGGAGCTGAATGGCAAGCAAGGGGTCTTCCCTGACAACTTTGTGAAGCTGTTTGTCCCCGAGGTGGAGAAAGAG CGGCCAAAGAAGCCACCCCCTCCAGCTGCACCGGCTACCAAACAAATCACAG ACAAAAAGGCTGAACTTAAAAAGGTTCCTCCCGAGCGACCCGAATCTCTACCACAGAGAACAGAGGAGAAAG TAGGTGATGGAGAGTCGAAGGCTGGGGAGCTTCAAAAGCCCGCTCTCCCTGCTGTTCCCCCAAAGAAGCCTCTGCCCCCCAAAAACACCAACTCCCTGGGCCGGCCCTCCTCTATACCGCAGAAACGGCCCGAGAGACCAGAGAGACCAGTGGCACCCAGCATCCT GTCTGACAGCCCTAAGTCAGAAGGAAGTGGTTTAACAGCTGATCGATCTTCCATTGACAGACCCAATGATTTTG AAAAACTCAACCACCCGACTGCAAGCAGACCACGTGTGACCGACCGCCGTCCGAGATCACAGCTCTTCACATCT TCCTCTCTCTCCAGTCCTGACCTCCTCGATTCCCCCTCcccagaggaggagaggagagagaaggagaaggcaAAGGAGGAGCACGACTCAGTCCCTTCCAGAGTTTATGACAACTCCAGGAAGATACCTAAGCCAGTGCCTGTCTTGACC ACCCATGACACCAAGTCATCCCTCCCACCCAAGCCCTCAGTACTGTCCTCGTCTTCCAGTGGcagtggagcccagctgcaccCAGGGCATCCGAGTGGTGCTAGCGTTCGACCCCACTCACCCTCCCCAGAGTCCCGGGCCAAAGGGGAGTCGGGTCATGTCACCCTGGAGGAACTGCGGGCTCAGCTGAAAGAACTGCGAGGAACTGTGGAGCTGATGAAGAGCCAGCACAG GCAAGAGATTAAGCAGCTGGTGAGTGAGCTGGATGAGGAGAAGAAAATCCGTCTGTCACTGCAG atGGAAGTCGAGCACATTAAGAAGATCTTGTCTAAATGA
- the sh3kbp1 gene encoding SH3 domain-containing kinase-binding protein 1 isoform X6 yields MVEAIVEYDYQAAHDDELSISIGDIISNIRKDDGGWWEGELAGRRGLFPDNFVRELKKEVKKEAGQGTQMPSGPKADLSNGSASPGSEPSLRKKGDNIRKRRCMAAFSYLPQNEDELELKIGDVIEVLAEVEEGWWEGYLNGKTGMFPSNFTKEFPVPEDPSTPQEDTRSTRTSAKDSTGSESDGGDSGSVRSDAGSAASGSEIQPKKVRGFGFGDIFKDQPIKLRPRSMDVDSEQEKLTAKKSTPPVATETMKTEPDNKVKAKEYCKVIFQYEAQNEDELSIKEGEIVAIVSKDCADAGWWLGELNGKQGVFPDNFVKLFVPEVEKERPKKPPPPAAPATKQITDKKAELKKVPPERPESLPQRTEEKDVEDFDSIVSSTEKLNHPTASRPRVTDRRPRSQLFTSSSLSSPDLLDSPSPEEERREKEKAKEEHDSVPSRVYDNSRKIPKPVPVLTTHDTKSSLPPKPSVLSSSSSGSGAQLHPGHPSGASVRPHSPSPESRAKGESGHVTLEELRAQLKELRGTVELMKSQHRQEIKQLVSELDEEKKIRLSLQMEVEHIKKILSK; encoded by the exons ATGG TGGAGGCCATTGTGGAGTATGACTACCAGGCAGCTCATGATGACGAGTTGAGCATCTCCATCGGCGACATCATCAGTAACATCAGGAAGGATGATGGGGGATGGTGGGAAGGGGAGCTGGCCGGCCGCAGGGGCCTCTTCCCCGACAATTTTGTTCGG GAGCTTAAGAAAGAGGTGAAGAAAGAGGCGGGCCAGGGGACCCAGATGCCATCGGGCCCCAAGGCAGACCTGTCCAATGGCAGTGCCAGCCCTGGCTCGGAACCTAGCCTCAGAAAGAAAG GGGATAATATTCGCAAGAGACGGTGCATGGCTGCCTTCAGCTACCTGCCTCAGAATGAGGATGAGCTGGAGCTCAAGATCGGAGACGTTATTGAGGTCTTGGCTGAG GTGGAAGAGGGCTGGTGGGAGGGCTATTTGAACGGCAAGACTGGGATGTTTCCTTCCAACTTCACTAAGGAGTTTCCTGTCCCTGAAGACCCATCGACCCCACAGGAGGACACCCGCAGCACCAGGACCA GTGCGAAGGACAGCACCGGCTCAGAGAGTGATGGTGGAGACTCGGGCAGTGTTCGCTCCGATGCGGGCAGTGCGGCCTCCGGCTCTGAGATCCAGCCCAAGAAGGTCCGCGGTTTCGGATTTGGGGACATTTTTAAAGACCAGCCCATCAAGCTCCGCCCACGCTCAATGGATGTGGACTCTGAGCAGGAGAAG CTAACGGCGAAAAAATCTACCCCACCCGTTGCCACAGAAACCATGAAGACAGAGCCAGACAACAAGGTCAAAG CGAAGGAGTACTGTAAGGTGATATTCCAGTATGAAGCCCAAAACGAGGATGAGCTTTCAATTAAAGAAGGCGAGATTGTAGCAATCGTCAGCAAG GATTGTGCAGATGCCGGATGGTGGTTGGGGGAGCTGAATGGCAAGCAAGGGGTCTTCCCTGACAACTTTGTGAAGCTGTTTGTCCCCGAGGTGGAGAAAGAG CGGCCAAAGAAGCCACCCCCTCCAGCTGCACCGGCTACCAAACAAATCACAG ACAAAAAGGCTGAACTTAAAAAGGTTCCTCCCGAGCGACCCGAATCTCTACCACAGAGAACAGAGGAGAAAG ATGTGGAAGACTTCGACTCCATCGTGTCGTCCACAGAAAAACTCAACCACCCGACTGCAAGCAGACCACGTGTGACCGACCGCCGTCCGAGATCACAGCTCTTCACATCT TCCTCTCTCTCCAGTCCTGACCTCCTCGATTCCCCCTCcccagaggaggagaggagagagaaggagaaggcaAAGGAGGAGCACGACTCAGTCCCTTCCAGAGTTTATGACAACTCCAGGAAGATACCTAAGCCAGTGCCTGTCTTGACC ACCCATGACACCAAGTCATCCCTCCCACCCAAGCCCTCAGTACTGTCCTCGTCTTCCAGTGGcagtggagcccagctgcaccCAGGGCATCCGAGTGGTGCTAGCGTTCGACCCCACTCACCCTCCCCAGAGTCCCGGGCCAAAGGGGAGTCGGGTCATGTCACCCTGGAGGAACTGCGGGCTCAGCTGAAAGAACTGCGAGGAACTGTGGAGCTGATGAAGAGCCAGCACAG GCAAGAGATTAAGCAGCTGGTGAGTGAGCTGGATGAGGAGAAGAAAATCCGTCTGTCACTGCAG atGGAAGTCGAGCACATTAAGAAGATCTTGTCTAAATGA
- the sh3kbp1 gene encoding SH3 domain-containing kinase-binding protein 1 isoform X2, whose translation MVEAIVEYDYQAAHDDELSISIGDIISNIRKDDGGWWEGELAGRRGLFPDNFVRELKKEVKKEAGQGTQMPSGPKADLSNGSASPGSEPSLRKKGDNIRKRRCMAAFSYLPQNEDELELKIGDVIEVLAEVEEGWWEGYLNGKTGMFPSNFTKEFPVPEDPSTPQEDTRSTRTSAKDSTGSESDGGDSGSVRSDAGSAASGSEIQPKKVRGFGFGDIFKDQPIKLRPRSMDVDSEQEKLTAKKSTPPVATETMKTEPDNKVKAKEYCKVIFQYEAQNEDELSIKEGEIVAIVSKDCADAGWWLGELNGKQGVFPDNFVKLFVPEVEKERPKKPPPPAAPATKQITDKKAELKKVPPERPESLPQRTEEKGDGESKAGELQKPALPAVPPKKPLPPKNTNSLGRPSSIPQKRPERPERPVAPSILSDSPKSEGSGLTADRSSIDRPNDFDVEDFDSIVSSTEKLNHPTASRPRVTDRRPRSQLFTSSSLSSPDLLDSPSPEEERREKEKAKEEHDSVPSRVYDNSRKIPKPVPVLTTHDTKSSLPPKPSVLSSSSSGSGAQLHPGHPSGASVRPHSPSPESRAKGESGHVTLEELRAQLKELRGTVELMKSQHRQEIKQLVSELDEEKKIRLSLQMEVEHIKKILSK comes from the exons ATGG TGGAGGCCATTGTGGAGTATGACTACCAGGCAGCTCATGATGACGAGTTGAGCATCTCCATCGGCGACATCATCAGTAACATCAGGAAGGATGATGGGGGATGGTGGGAAGGGGAGCTGGCCGGCCGCAGGGGCCTCTTCCCCGACAATTTTGTTCGG GAGCTTAAGAAAGAGGTGAAGAAAGAGGCGGGCCAGGGGACCCAGATGCCATCGGGCCCCAAGGCAGACCTGTCCAATGGCAGTGCCAGCCCTGGCTCGGAACCTAGCCTCAGAAAGAAAG GGGATAATATTCGCAAGAGACGGTGCATGGCTGCCTTCAGCTACCTGCCTCAGAATGAGGATGAGCTGGAGCTCAAGATCGGAGACGTTATTGAGGTCTTGGCTGAG GTGGAAGAGGGCTGGTGGGAGGGCTATTTGAACGGCAAGACTGGGATGTTTCCTTCCAACTTCACTAAGGAGTTTCCTGTCCCTGAAGACCCATCGACCCCACAGGAGGACACCCGCAGCACCAGGACCA GTGCGAAGGACAGCACCGGCTCAGAGAGTGATGGTGGAGACTCGGGCAGTGTTCGCTCCGATGCGGGCAGTGCGGCCTCCGGCTCTGAGATCCAGCCCAAGAAGGTCCGCGGTTTCGGATTTGGGGACATTTTTAAAGACCAGCCCATCAAGCTCCGCCCACGCTCAATGGATGTGGACTCTGAGCAGGAGAAG CTAACGGCGAAAAAATCTACCCCACCCGTTGCCACAGAAACCATGAAGACAGAGCCAGACAACAAGGTCAAAG CGAAGGAGTACTGTAAGGTGATATTCCAGTATGAAGCCCAAAACGAGGATGAGCTTTCAATTAAAGAAGGCGAGATTGTAGCAATCGTCAGCAAG GATTGTGCAGATGCCGGATGGTGGTTGGGGGAGCTGAATGGCAAGCAAGGGGTCTTCCCTGACAACTTTGTGAAGCTGTTTGTCCCCGAGGTGGAGAAAGAG CGGCCAAAGAAGCCACCCCCTCCAGCTGCACCGGCTACCAAACAAATCACAG ACAAAAAGGCTGAACTTAAAAAGGTTCCTCCCGAGCGACCCGAATCTCTACCACAGAGAACAGAGGAGAAAG GTGATGGAGAGTCGAAGGCTGGGGAGCTTCAAAAGCCCGCTCTCCCTGCTGTTCCCCCAAAGAAGCCTCTGCCCCCCAAAAACACCAACTCCCTGGGCCGGCCCTCCTCTATACCGCAGAAACGGCCCGAGAGACCAGAGAGACCAGTGGCACCCAGCATCCT GTCTGACAGCCCTAAGTCAGAAGGAAGTGGTTTAACAGCTGATCGATCTTCCATTGACAGACCCAATGATTTTG ATGTGGAAGACTTCGACTCCATCGTGTCGTCCACAGAAAAACTCAACCACCCGACTGCAAGCAGACCACGTGTGACCGACCGCCGTCCGAGATCACAGCTCTTCACATCT TCCTCTCTCTCCAGTCCTGACCTCCTCGATTCCCCCTCcccagaggaggagaggagagagaaggagaaggcaAAGGAGGAGCACGACTCAGTCCCTTCCAGAGTTTATGACAACTCCAGGAAGATACCTAAGCCAGTGCCTGTCTTGACC ACCCATGACACCAAGTCATCCCTCCCACCCAAGCCCTCAGTACTGTCCTCGTCTTCCAGTGGcagtggagcccagctgcaccCAGGGCATCCGAGTGGTGCTAGCGTTCGACCCCACTCACCCTCCCCAGAGTCCCGGGCCAAAGGGGAGTCGGGTCATGTCACCCTGGAGGAACTGCGGGCTCAGCTGAAAGAACTGCGAGGAACTGTGGAGCTGATGAAGAGCCAGCACAG GCAAGAGATTAAGCAGCTGGTGAGTGAGCTGGATGAGGAGAAGAAAATCCGTCTGTCACTGCAG atGGAAGTCGAGCACATTAAGAAGATCTTGTCTAAATGA
- the sh3kbp1 gene encoding SH3 domain-containing kinase-binding protein 1 isoform X10, which yields MVEAIVEYDYQAAHDDELSISIGDIISNIRKDDGGWWEGELAGRRGLFPDNFVRELKKEVKKEAGQGTQMPSGPKADLSNGSASPGSEPSLRKKGDNIRKRRCMAAFSYLPQNEDELELKIGDVIEVLAEVEEGWWEGYLNGKTGMFPSNFTKEFPVPEDPSTPQEDTRSTRTSAKDSTGSESDGGDSGSVRSDAGSAASGSEIQPKKVRGFGFGDIFKDQPIKLRPRSMDVDSEQEKLTAKKSTPPVATETMKTEPDNKVKAKEYCKVIFQYEAQNEDELSIKEGEIVAIVSKDCADAGWWLGELNGKQGVFPDNFVKLFVPEVEKERPKKPPPPAAPATKQITDVEDFDSIVSSTEKLNHPTASRPRVTDRRPRSQLFTSTHDTKSSLPPKPSVLSSSSSGSGAQLHPGHPSGASVRPHSPSPESRAKGESGHVTLEELRAQLKELRGTVELMKSQHRQEIKQLVSELDEEKKIRLSLQMEVEHIKKILSK from the exons ATGG TGGAGGCCATTGTGGAGTATGACTACCAGGCAGCTCATGATGACGAGTTGAGCATCTCCATCGGCGACATCATCAGTAACATCAGGAAGGATGATGGGGGATGGTGGGAAGGGGAGCTGGCCGGCCGCAGGGGCCTCTTCCCCGACAATTTTGTTCGG GAGCTTAAGAAAGAGGTGAAGAAAGAGGCGGGCCAGGGGACCCAGATGCCATCGGGCCCCAAGGCAGACCTGTCCAATGGCAGTGCCAGCCCTGGCTCGGAACCTAGCCTCAGAAAGAAAG GGGATAATATTCGCAAGAGACGGTGCATGGCTGCCTTCAGCTACCTGCCTCAGAATGAGGATGAGCTGGAGCTCAAGATCGGAGACGTTATTGAGGTCTTGGCTGAG GTGGAAGAGGGCTGGTGGGAGGGCTATTTGAACGGCAAGACTGGGATGTTTCCTTCCAACTTCACTAAGGAGTTTCCTGTCCCTGAAGACCCATCGACCCCACAGGAGGACACCCGCAGCACCAGGACCA GTGCGAAGGACAGCACCGGCTCAGAGAGTGATGGTGGAGACTCGGGCAGTGTTCGCTCCGATGCGGGCAGTGCGGCCTCCGGCTCTGAGATCCAGCCCAAGAAGGTCCGCGGTTTCGGATTTGGGGACATTTTTAAAGACCAGCCCATCAAGCTCCGCCCACGCTCAATGGATGTGGACTCTGAGCAGGAGAAG CTAACGGCGAAAAAATCTACCCCACCCGTTGCCACAGAAACCATGAAGACAGAGCCAGACAACAAGGTCAAAG CGAAGGAGTACTGTAAGGTGATATTCCAGTATGAAGCCCAAAACGAGGATGAGCTTTCAATTAAAGAAGGCGAGATTGTAGCAATCGTCAGCAAG GATTGTGCAGATGCCGGATGGTGGTTGGGGGAGCTGAATGGCAAGCAAGGGGTCTTCCCTGACAACTTTGTGAAGCTGTTTGTCCCCGAGGTGGAGAAAGAG CGGCCAAAGAAGCCACCCCCTCCAGCTGCACCGGCTACCAAACAAATCACAG ATGTGGAAGACTTCGACTCCATCGTGTCGTCCACAGAAAAACTCAACCACCCGACTGCAAGCAGACCACGTGTGACCGACCGCCGTCCGAGATCACAGCTCTTCACATCT ACCCATGACACCAAGTCATCCCTCCCACCCAAGCCCTCAGTACTGTCCTCGTCTTCCAGTGGcagtggagcccagctgcaccCAGGGCATCCGAGTGGTGCTAGCGTTCGACCCCACTCACCCTCCCCAGAGTCCCGGGCCAAAGGGGAGTCGGGTCATGTCACCCTGGAGGAACTGCGGGCTCAGCTGAAAGAACTGCGAGGAACTGTGGAGCTGATGAAGAGCCAGCACAG GCAAGAGATTAAGCAGCTGGTGAGTGAGCTGGATGAGGAGAAGAAAATCCGTCTGTCACTGCAG atGGAAGTCGAGCACATTAAGAAGATCTTGTCTAAATGA
- the sh3kbp1 gene encoding SH3 domain-containing kinase-binding protein 1 isoform X5, whose translation MVEAIVEYDYQAAHDDELSISIGDIISNIRKDDGGWWEGELAGRRGLFPDNFVRELKKEVKKEAGQGTQMPSGPKADLSNGSASPGSEPSLRKKGDNIRKRRCMAAFSYLPQNEDELELKIGDVIEVLAEVEEGWWEGYLNGKTGMFPSNFTKEFPVPEDPSTPQEDTRSTRTSAKDSTGSESDGGDSGSVRSDAGSAASGSEIQPKKVRGFGFGDIFKDQPIKLRPRSMDVDSEQEKLTAKKSTPPVATETMKTEPDNKVKAKEYCKVIFQYEAQNEDELSIKEGEIVAIVSKDCADAGWWLGELNGKQGVFPDNFVKLFVPEVEKERPKKPPPPAAPATKQITDKKAELKKVPPERPESLPQRTEEKVGDGESKAGELQKPALPAVPPKKPLPPKNTNSLGRPSSIPQKRPERPERPVAPSILSDSPKSEGSGLTADRSSIDRPNDFEKLNHPTASRPRVTDRRPRSQLFTSTHDTKSSLPPKPSVLSSSSSGSGAQLHPGHPSGASVRPHSPSPESRAKGESGHVTLEELRAQLKELRGTVELMKSQHRQEIKQLVSELDEEKKIRLSLQMEVEHIKKILSK comes from the exons ATGG TGGAGGCCATTGTGGAGTATGACTACCAGGCAGCTCATGATGACGAGTTGAGCATCTCCATCGGCGACATCATCAGTAACATCAGGAAGGATGATGGGGGATGGTGGGAAGGGGAGCTGGCCGGCCGCAGGGGCCTCTTCCCCGACAATTTTGTTCGG GAGCTTAAGAAAGAGGTGAAGAAAGAGGCGGGCCAGGGGACCCAGATGCCATCGGGCCCCAAGGCAGACCTGTCCAATGGCAGTGCCAGCCCTGGCTCGGAACCTAGCCTCAGAAAGAAAG GGGATAATATTCGCAAGAGACGGTGCATGGCTGCCTTCAGCTACCTGCCTCAGAATGAGGATGAGCTGGAGCTCAAGATCGGAGACGTTATTGAGGTCTTGGCTGAG GTGGAAGAGGGCTGGTGGGAGGGCTATTTGAACGGCAAGACTGGGATGTTTCCTTCCAACTTCACTAAGGAGTTTCCTGTCCCTGAAGACCCATCGACCCCACAGGAGGACACCCGCAGCACCAGGACCA GTGCGAAGGACAGCACCGGCTCAGAGAGTGATGGTGGAGACTCGGGCAGTGTTCGCTCCGATGCGGGCAGTGCGGCCTCCGGCTCTGAGATCCAGCCCAAGAAGGTCCGCGGTTTCGGATTTGGGGACATTTTTAAAGACCAGCCCATCAAGCTCCGCCCACGCTCAATGGATGTGGACTCTGAGCAGGAGAAG CTAACGGCGAAAAAATCTACCCCACCCGTTGCCACAGAAACCATGAAGACAGAGCCAGACAACAAGGTCAAAG CGAAGGAGTACTGTAAGGTGATATTCCAGTATGAAGCCCAAAACGAGGATGAGCTTTCAATTAAAGAAGGCGAGATTGTAGCAATCGTCAGCAAG GATTGTGCAGATGCCGGATGGTGGTTGGGGGAGCTGAATGGCAAGCAAGGGGTCTTCCCTGACAACTTTGTGAAGCTGTTTGTCCCCGAGGTGGAGAAAGAG CGGCCAAAGAAGCCACCCCCTCCAGCTGCACCGGCTACCAAACAAATCACAG ACAAAAAGGCTGAACTTAAAAAGGTTCCTCCCGAGCGACCCGAATCTCTACCACAGAGAACAGAGGAGAAAG TAGGTGATGGAGAGTCGAAGGCTGGGGAGCTTCAAAAGCCCGCTCTCCCTGCTGTTCCCCCAAAGAAGCCTCTGCCCCCCAAAAACACCAACTCCCTGGGCCGGCCCTCCTCTATACCGCAGAAACGGCCCGAGAGACCAGAGAGACCAGTGGCACCCAGCATCCT GTCTGACAGCCCTAAGTCAGAAGGAAGTGGTTTAACAGCTGATCGATCTTCCATTGACAGACCCAATGATTTTG AAAAACTCAACCACCCGACTGCAAGCAGACCACGTGTGACCGACCGCCGTCCGAGATCACAGCTCTTCACATCT ACCCATGACACCAAGTCATCCCTCCCACCCAAGCCCTCAGTACTGTCCTCGTCTTCCAGTGGcagtggagcccagctgcaccCAGGGCATCCGAGTGGTGCTAGCGTTCGACCCCACTCACCCTCCCCAGAGTCCCGGGCCAAAGGGGAGTCGGGTCATGTCACCCTGGAGGAACTGCGGGCTCAGCTGAAAGAACTGCGAGGAACTGTGGAGCTGATGAAGAGCCAGCACAG GCAAGAGATTAAGCAGCTGGTGAGTGAGCTGGATGAGGAGAAGAAAATCCGTCTGTCACTGCAG atGGAAGTCGAGCACATTAAGAAGATCTTGTCTAAATGA